The genomic interval TGCTCTTGCAGGAAATTATTTTTGAAGAGAATATCAAACCAGTCTGTATTGGTTTTGGCATATCGCATTAGAAAGTTATTTCTCGCTTCTAATGTATTTGCAGCGCCAAAAGAACCGTCGTCGGTCCCTGGAAGCATACTAAAATACTTACCAAAAACGCCATAATCAGGTCTATCAAGAATATTCGACCTCAAATATCCCTTATCGTACAACTCCACGTAAGCACCCATTTGCTCCGCAGAATTCATGATATTAAAGTTTTTGTAAGAGGGTTTTAGTTGTGTACTAAAATTACCTGAATAGGAAACGGATAAGCTTCCGCTTTTACCCTTCTTAGTCGTAATCACAATAACCCCATTCATAGCCCGCGCTCCATACAAAGCAGCAGCGGCTGCATCTTTTAATATATCAAATGTCTCGATATCATTGGGATTAAGACCTGCAACAGCTGAACCAAGCAAGGTTGTAGGATCACCGCTGGAGAGCTGGTCATTGGAAATGTTAACAATGTCTTCTAAAACGACACCATCCACAACCCATAAAGGTTTATTATCTCCATTAAGGGAAGTAGCACCGCGGATACGGATTTTAGGAGCAGCGCCAAATGTTCCGGAAACATTTTGAATAGAAACACCTGCCGCACGACCTTCGAGAGAGCGGCTTATATCCGGCAAACCGTCAATCTTCACATCGTCAGCTTTCAAGGTAACCGCCGAGCCTGTGAATTTTCCTTTGTCAATCTGCTGAAATCCTGTTACGACCACATCTTGTAAGCCAACTGCATCTTCTGAAAGCTCAATGGAAACACTTTTGGCAGCTTTTACTTCTTTGGGTAAAAAACCAATCATCGTTACTACCAGAGTAGCACCATTGCCAACTCCTGGAAGAATAAATTCTCCTTTTCATTAGTTACAGTTCCTTTTTGTGTTCCCTTTAACCTGATAGTAGAACCAATTAAAGTTTCACCGGAAGTACTTTTTACAACCCCACTTACATCAAATGTCTGCGCAGTTGCTTCCGATGAAAAATGCAATAACAAAATGACACTAAACAGGTGTGCAAATAGCCGACTCCGACCACAGATCCGATAAAAAATTTCCATACAGAAAGTATAAGTCTAACGCTAAATTAATGGGGCGGTAACAACCGCAGTTTGGTTATTTATAAATTCAATAATACACATAAACACAACAAAAAACGAGAAGTTTTTTCACGGGAAGTTTTAGTGTATCTCATTGGTGACTAAAAACGGCAGGTTTATTAAATACTAACCTGAATAATTATGGACAAATTAATTTAAAATAAATACACTGATATATGTCATTTAGAGAATAACGAAAAATAATATAATTTTATATGTGTCTGATTCTCATTTGTTATGATCAGCATGAAGATTAAAACGGGAGGTTTTAAACGTAGAAATTACAGTTGAGATATGTGCATATTATTATTTTTCTGCCTTTTCTACTAAAACAGAAGTAATACGATTAAGCTCATCAACTTTATATGCAAAATCGCCTTTTAGCATATCACGAACGGCCTTCAATTGTTCCATAGCAGTTTCCAGATTATCAGGCAGTGCTTCTGTCAAAACTTCTTTCAAACGTTTCGCCATGGTCGGCGACATACCATTTGTTGAAATAGCCACTTTTAAGTTGCCTTTTCTGACAACAGAAGACAGATAAAAGTCGCATAACGGAGGCGTATCAGCCACGTTACAAAGAATATGTCGTAACCGCGCCAAACCTTTAATACGCTTATTCTCTTCCTTATCATTCGTAGCAACGATCACCAGATCCTTTTCAAAAAAATCATCTTCTTCAAACTTCCGTTCAATCAGCAGAACCCGTGGATTTGTTAAGGCAATTTCTCTAATCTCATTCCTGATCTCAGGAGATATCAACGTAATTGTTGCTTCCGGAGAGTTGTCCAACACAGCAGTAATTTTCTCTAAACCTACATAACCACCACCAATGATAAGTGTATGAAGATTTTCGAGTTTGAGGAATATGGGAAAAAGATTATTCAAATGAATTTTATCAGTAAAAATGTTAACGCATAAAGCTAATTGCTCTAACCAAATTTACAAGAATAATGTTGTATTTCGGATTAACTATTTGATTTTATAACTATTCCAACAATTACCTTTTTACTATCTCCTACTTTCGCCGTACCTTTGCGGCATGATCGCGATTACGAACCTCAGTTATTTTCTTGGCGACCGTGCATTATACGATAGCGCGTCGCTTCATATCAAGCCTAAACAAAAAATCGGCCTTATTGGTCTGAATGGAACCGGAAAATCTACCTTACTCAGGATGATTAACGGTGAATTTCAGCCAGATGGAGGTTCTATATCAAAATCCGGTGATTGTACGATCGGATTTTTGAACCAGGATTTACTTTCTTACCAAAGTGATGATTCAATTCTTGCGGTAGCCATGCAGGCTTTCGAACGTCAGAACCATTTACAGGTTCAGATTGACAAAATACTGTATGAAATGGAGCATGACTACAAAGATGCGCTGGTTGACAAGCTTGCAAGGGTTCAGGAAGAATTTGAAGCATTGGATGGTTACACCATTCAATCCAAGGCTGAAGCTATTTTAGAAGGGCTTGGATTTGTTACAGATGACTTGCAAAGACCGCTCAAATTATTTTCCGGAGGATGGCGTATGCGGGTTATGCTTG from Dyadobacter sp. NIV53 carries:
- a CDS encoding carboxypeptidase-like regulatory domain-containing protein yields the protein MLLHFSSEATAQTFDVSGVVKSTSGETLIGSTIRLKGTQKGTVTNEKENLFFQELAMVLLW
- a CDS encoding bifunctional precorrin-2 dehydrogenase/sirohydrochlorin ferrochelatase yields the protein MNNLFPIFLKLENLHTLIIGGGYVGLEKITAVLDNSPEATITLISPEIRNEIREIALTNPRVLLIERKFEEDDFFEKDLVIVATNDKEENKRIKGLARLRHILCNVADTPPLCDFYLSSVVRKGNLKVAISTNGMSPTMAKRLKEVLTEALPDNLETAMEQLKAVRDMLKGDFAYKVDELNRITSVLVEKAEK